From a single Bacteroidota bacterium genomic region:
- a CDS encoding GNAT family N-acetyltransferase, translated as MEIETPRLLLREYQLDDWEAVHAYSSDADALKFEAWGPNSVVQSKAYVQAAMDHAHEKRRSRIELVVCLKETGQVIGACGFLLNERRKGLATLGYTFNRQFWGKGYATEAAQGMVELARTIVGIHTVFAACDSQNIASQKVLHHCGLEPVGMLAELEMVKGRFRDMIYYELFL; from the coding sequence ATGGAAATAGAGACCCCAAGGCTGCTACTCCGCGAATACCAACTCGATGATTGGGAGGCAGTGCATGCCTACAGTTCCGATGCGGATGCCCTGAAATTTGAGGCTTGGGGACCCAATTCGGTCGTACAATCCAAAGCCTACGTGCAGGCCGCCATGGACCATGCCCATGAAAAACGCCGGTCAAGAATCGAATTGGTCGTCTGCCTCAAGGAAACGGGCCAGGTGATCGGCGCCTGCGGATTCTTATTGAATGAACGCAGAAAAGGCCTTGCAACGCTCGGCTACACCTTCAACCGGCAATTTTGGGGCAAGGGTTATGCCACCGAAGCCGCCCAAGGCATGGTGGAACTGGCACGAACCATCGTTGGAATTCATACGGTTTTTGCAGCCTGCGACAGCCAAAACATCGCTTCCCAAAAGGTGCTTCACCACTGCGGACTCGAACCCGTCGGCATGTTGGCCGAACTCGAAATGGTCAAAGGCCGTTTTCGGGATATGATTTACTACGAATTGTTTCTCTGA
- a CDS encoding 2OG-Fe(II) oxygenase yields MQNISTLYQDLDQVAANAAPQYAKASPFPHIVFHDFFDTDMLSAVAEVFPDLRKKNTHSFNNANEVKMANNKVHEMPDKLRDFMYYMNSRPMLEFLSKLTGIPNLISDPLFIGGGCHEILPGGLLKIHADFNTHPSYGLDRRLNVLVYLNKDWEESYGGHFELWDTEMKACRVKVLPTFNTMAMFSTTSNSYHGHPDPLTCPEGRSRRSLAFYYYTNGRPSNEIDPEKGEHSTLFVGRNAKNDSHLKQSSFKRFLKNITPPIFIKLARKLR; encoded by the coding sequence ATGCAAAATATAAGCACACTTTATCAGGATTTAGACCAAGTTGCTGCCAACGCAGCACCGCAGTACGCCAAGGCCTCGCCATTCCCGCATATTGTATTTCATGACTTCTTTGATACAGATATGCTGTCGGCGGTTGCAGAGGTTTTCCCCGACCTCCGCAAGAAAAACACCCACAGCTTCAACAATGCCAACGAAGTCAAGATGGCAAACAACAAGGTGCATGAAATGCCTGACAAGTTGCGCGATTTCATGTATTACATGAATTCTCGTCCGATGCTGGAATTTCTATCCAAATTAACGGGAATACCCAATTTGATATCCGACCCTTTGTTTATCGGTGGCGGTTGCCATGAAATTTTACCGGGAGGCCTCCTGAAGATCCATGCGGATTTTAATACGCATCCCAGCTACGGCCTCGATCGACGTTTGAATGTGCTCGTTTATTTGAACAAGGATTGGGAAGAAAGCTATGGCGGGCATTTTGAACTGTGGGACACTGAGATGAAGGCGTGCCGCGTGAAGGTCCTTCCGACATTCAATACCATGGCCATGTTTAGTACCACGAGCAATTCCTACCACGGCCATCCAGATCCATTAACTTGCCCCGAAGGACGCAGCAGAAGGTCTCTTGCATTCTATTATTATACCAATGGAAGACCATCCAATGAAATCGATCCTGAAAAAGGTGAGCATTCAACGCTATTTGTCGGTCGCAATGCCAAAAACGACTCCCACCTGAAACAATCATCGTTCAAGCGCTTCTTGAAGAACATTACGCCGCCGATTTTCATAAAACTCGCACGCAAGCTTCGTTAG
- a CDS encoding bifunctional 5,10-methylenetetrahydrofolate dehydrogenase/5,10-methenyltetrahydrofolate cyclohydrolase: MILLDGKALSETIKDELRTEVSKHIANGQRPPHLVAILVGENPASQTYVANKVRACEFVGYRSTELRYDASLSEKFLLKKLQALNEDPEVDGILVQLPLPEQISATKVIETISPLKDVDGFHPINIGRMAKNLHAPLPATPAGILEILKRYKIETQGKHVVMVGNSNIVGSPMSILMGRDTYPGRSTVTTCHIYTQGLANFTRQADILIVATGVVGLIKADMVKEGAVVIDVGINRVADPNAKKGHKIVGDVDFEGVAPKCSYITPVPGGVGPMTIASLLQNTMMLYLEHLER, from the coding sequence ATGATTTTGCTCGACGGAAAAGCACTTTCGGAAACAATCAAGGACGAACTTCGCACCGAAGTCTCCAAACACATCGCCAATGGCCAACGTCCGCCACATTTGGTGGCGATCTTGGTCGGCGAAAATCCTGCGAGTCAGACCTACGTCGCCAACAAGGTCCGCGCCTGCGAATTTGTCGGCTACCGCAGTACTGAGCTGCGGTATGATGCAAGCCTCTCCGAAAAATTCCTCCTTAAAAAACTTCAAGCACTCAACGAAGACCCTGAAGTCGACGGCATTTTGGTGCAATTGCCCTTGCCGGAGCAGATTTCGGCGACGAAGGTGATCGAGACGATTTCCCCGCTCAAGGACGTCGATGGCTTTCACCCGATCAACATCGGGCGGATGGCCAAGAATCTGCATGCGCCGCTACCGGCGACGCCGGCGGGTATTCTCGAGATACTCAAACGTTACAAGATCGAAACCCAAGGCAAACACGTGGTGATGGTCGGCAACAGCAATATTGTCGGTTCGCCGATGAGCATTTTGATGGGCCGCGACACATATCCGGGGCGATCAACCGTGACGACCTGCCACATTTACACGCAGGGGCTCGCCAATTTCACGCGTCAAGCCGACATTTTGATTGTGGCGACGGGTGTCGTCGGATTGATCAAGGCCGACATGGTCAAAGAGGGTGCCGTCGTGATCGACGTAGGCATCAACCGGGTAGCTGATCCGAATGCAAAAAAGGGCCACAAGATCGTCGGCGACGTGGATTTTGAAGGCGTTGCGCCCAAATGCAGCTACATCACGCCCGTGCCTGGCGGCGTGGGTCCGATGACCATTGCGTCCTTGTTGCAAAATACGATGATGCTGTATTTGGAGCATTTGGAGCGGTAG
- the lepA gene encoding elongation factor 4 encodes MDKIRNFCIIAHIDHGKSTLADRLLEFTGTITSREMQAQVLDDMDLEREKGITIKSKAIQMNYTAQNGQKYILNLIDTPGHVDFSYEVSRSIAACEGALLIVDAAQGIEAQTISNLYLALEHDLEIIPVINKIDLPGAMVEEVRDEIVDLVGVKPEQVILASAKEGVGILDILEAIVERISPPKGDPNAPLKALVFDSVFNQYRGTIVYFRIMDGSIHKMQHVKFYQTDAQYHADEIGVLKLKMEPRDSVECGSVGYLISGIKNVREIHVGDTITGVENPALQPVEGFKEVKPMVFAGVYPVDTEEFEDLRSSLEKLVLNDAALVWEPETSAALGFGFRVGFLGMLHMEIVQERLEREFNMTVITTVPNVGFKAYLSNETELEINSPSDLPDPSRIAWVEEPIIRAQIISRADFIGAIMTLCINKRGLFKNQTYLTPTRVELIFELPLAEVVFDFFDRLKTISKGYASFDYELIGFRESKLVKLDILINGEQVDALSAIIHRDRAYDWGKKICEKLKELIPRQQFMIAIQAAIGAKIISRETISALRKDVTAKCYGGDISRKRKLLEKQKKGKKRMRQVGNVEIPQSAFMALLKLD; translated from the coding sequence ATGGATAAAATTCGCAATTTCTGCATCATCGCCCACATCGACCACGGTAAGAGTACCTTGGCAGACAGGTTGTTGGAGTTTACAGGCACCATCACCTCCCGCGAAATGCAGGCCCAAGTGCTCGACGACATGGATCTCGAGCGCGAAAAAGGCATTACGATCAAGAGCAAGGCCATTCAGATGAACTACACCGCCCAAAACGGGCAGAAGTACATCCTGAACCTGATCGATACCCCCGGACACGTGGACTTCAGCTACGAAGTTTCCCGTTCGATTGCCGCCTGCGAAGGCGCATTGCTGATCGTCGATGCCGCACAAGGCATTGAAGCTCAGACAATTTCCAACCTTTACCTGGCATTGGAGCACGATTTGGAGATCATCCCGGTGATCAACAAAATCGACTTGCCCGGCGCGATGGTCGAGGAAGTACGCGACGAAATCGTAGACCTTGTCGGTGTCAAGCCTGAACAGGTCATTTTGGCAAGCGCAAAGGAAGGCGTGGGCATTCTGGACATCCTTGAGGCGATTGTCGAACGCATTTCTCCTCCGAAAGGCGACCCCAATGCTCCTTTGAAGGCACTTGTTTTTGACTCGGTCTTCAACCAATACCGCGGCACGATTGTCTACTTCCGCATCATGGATGGCAGTATCCACAAGATGCAGCACGTCAAGTTCTATCAGACCGACGCCCAATACCATGCCGACGAAATCGGCGTGCTCAAGCTCAAAATGGAACCCCGCGATTCCGTCGAATGCGGGTCCGTCGGCTATCTGATTTCCGGCATCAAAAACGTGCGTGAAATCCACGTTGGCGATACCATCACAGGCGTTGAAAATCCCGCTTTGCAGCCCGTCGAAGGTTTCAAAGAGGTGAAACCGATGGTTTTTGCCGGGGTTTACCCAGTTGATACCGAGGAATTTGAAGATTTGCGCAGCTCCTTGGAGAAGCTCGTTTTGAACGATGCCGCGCTTGTTTGGGAGCCGGAAACTTCCGCAGCTTTGGGATTCGGATTCCGTGTGGGTTTCCTCGGCATGCTCCACATGGAGATCGTGCAGGAGCGCTTGGAGCGGGAATTCAACATGACCGTGATCACCACGGTGCCCAACGTTGGATTCAAAGCCTATCTCAGCAATGAAACCGAGCTGGAAATCAACAGTCCGAGCGATTTGCCCGATCCGTCGCGCATCGCTTGGGTGGAGGAACCGATCATTCGGGCGCAGATCATCTCGCGTGCAGATTTTATCGGCGCGATCATGACGCTCTGCATCAACAAACGGGGCTTGTTCAAAAATCAGACCTACCTCACACCCACGCGTGTCGAGCTGATTTTCGAATTGCCGCTTGCAGAGGTTGTCTTCGACTTTTTTGACCGTCTCAAAACCATTTCCAAGGGTTATGCTTCCTTTGACTACGAATTGATCGGGTTCCGGGAAAGCAAGCTGGTGAAATTGGACATTTTGATCAACGGCGAGCAGGTCGATGCCTTGAGCGCGATCATTCACCGTGACCGTGCCTATGATTGGGGCAAAAAAATCTGCGAAAAGCTCAAGGAATTGATCCCAAGGCAACAATTTATGATCGCCATTCAAGCGGCGATCGGTGCCAAGATCATTTCACGTGAGACCATCTCCGCCCTGAGGAAAGACGTGACCGCCAAATGCTACGGCGGTGACATCAGCCGGAAGCGGAAACTGCTCGAAAAGCAGAAAAAAGGAAAGAAACGCATGCGCCAAGTCGGCAACGTGGAGATTCCACAGAGCGCCTTCATGGCCCTGCTCAAACTCGATTAA
- a CDS encoding sigma-54-dependent Fis family transcriptional regulator, with amino-acid sequence MKSPRILIIDDEESIRSTLKDILEYEDYKVETASDGEEGLAMIKDDEWDVILCDVKMPKRDGIEVLELGLKHNPELQFIMISGHANIDTAVECTKKGAYDFIQKPPDLNRLLVSVRNAMDKSELVTETRILKRKVTKVREITGDSPIISKIKETIERVAPTDARVLVTGSNGTGKELVARWIHEKSNRAGGPIVEVNCAAIPSELIESELFGHEKGSFTGALKQRLGKFEQANGGTLFLDEIGDMSLSAQAKVLRALQEHKITRVGGDKDITVDVRIIAATNKDLLSEIEEGNFREDLYHRLSVILIHVPSLKDRKEDIPQLVDQFLREICEEYKVPNSPKVNKKAMEELMKLEWRGNVRELHNVIERLVIMSDGEITEQEVITFAVPRKNKRNEESIFDRYERFQDFKDYAEREFIEKKLRRNQWNITKTAEEIDIQRSHLYNKIEKYGLKRNDKN; translated from the coding sequence ATGAAATCGCCTAGAATATTAATCATCGATGACGAGGAGAGCATCCGCAGCACCTTGAAAGACATCCTCGAATACGAGGATTACAAGGTGGAAACTGCCTCCGACGGCGAGGAGGGCCTTGCAATGATCAAGGACGACGAATGGGATGTGATCCTTTGCGATGTCAAAATGCCCAAGCGTGATGGCATAGAAGTGCTCGAATTGGGACTGAAGCACAACCCGGAATTGCAGTTCATCATGATTTCGGGCCACGCCAATATTGATACGGCCGTCGAATGCACGAAAAAAGGTGCGTACGACTTCATTCAGAAGCCACCGGATTTGAATCGTCTCCTTGTGTCTGTGCGCAATGCCATGGACAAAAGCGAATTGGTCACGGAAACCCGTATTCTGAAGCGAAAAGTCACCAAAGTCCGCGAAATCACCGGTGACTCGCCCATCATTTCCAAGATCAAGGAAACCATCGAGCGCGTCGCCCCTACCGACGCTCGCGTACTCGTGACCGGCTCCAATGGTACCGGCAAGGAACTTGTCGCCCGATGGATCCACGAAAAGAGTAACCGCGCCGGTGGCCCGATTGTGGAGGTCAACTGCGCTGCGATTCCTTCGGAATTGATTGAAAGCGAATTGTTTGGCCACGAAAAGGGCTCTTTCACCGGCGCACTCAAACAACGCCTCGGCAAGTTTGAGCAAGCCAATGGCGGCACGCTTTTCCTCGATGAAATCGGCGACATGAGCCTCTCGGCACAGGCAAAGGTGCTCCGTGCCCTTCAAGAGCATAAAATCACCCGCGTCGGCGGCGACAAAGACATCACGGTCGATGTGCGTATCATCGCAGCGACCAACAAGGATCTGCTCAGCGAAATCGAAGAAGGCAACTTCCGCGAGGACTTGTACCATCGCCTCAGCGTCATTTTGATCCACGTGCCTTCGCTCAAGGACCGCAAGGAAGATATCCCGCAACTCGTCGATCAATTCCTCAGGGAAATTTGCGAGGAATACAAAGTCCCCAATTCGCCGAAAGTCAACAAGAAGGCGATGGAGGAACTGATGAAGCTCGAATGGCGCGGCAACGTCCGCGAATTGCACAACGTGATCGAGCGCCTCGTGATCATGAGCGATGGCGAAATCACAGAGCAAGAGGTCATTACGTTTGCAGTTCCCCGCAAAAACAAGCGCAACGAGGAAAGCATTTTTGACCGGTACGAGCGCTTTCAAGACTTCAAGGACTACGCCGAAAGGGAGTTTATCGAGAAGAAACTCCGTCGCAATCAGTGGAATATCACCAAAACGGCGGAGGAAATCGACATTCAGCGCAGCCACCTTTACAACAAGATTGAAAAGTACGGTCTCAAGCGCAACGACAAGAATTAA
- a CDS encoding Fe2+-dependent dioxygenase — translation MKSSPWFLHVPGLLSGPLLAQVRQAMETASFVDGRTTAGGAAALVKLNLQMADSPMKQQLDQLLLQAIMSVPDVHKAFFPTKVYGLIYAKYSSDMTYGWHLDSPIMMSNQPIRTDVAMTIFISDPETYEGGELEVQAPGAQSSWKLPAGDAIFYPATTVHRVAPVTSGERRVVVTWIQSAVREPRHRQLLYDLKLAHEQMELLPEMQVAAEKVQHAFSHLLREWAEI, via the coding sequence ATGAAAAGTAGTCCTTGGTTTTTGCATGTGCCCGGTTTGCTTTCCGGCCCGTTGCTCGCGCAGGTGCGTCAGGCGATGGAAACCGCTTCATTTGTCGATGGGCGAACGACTGCAGGCGGTGCAGCGGCGTTGGTGAAGCTCAACCTCCAAATGGCTGATAGTCCGATGAAACAGCAGCTCGATCAGCTGTTGCTGCAAGCAATCATGTCGGTGCCGGATGTGCATAAAGCTTTTTTTCCTACCAAGGTCTACGGTCTGATCTATGCGAAATACAGCTCGGACATGACCTATGGCTGGCATTTGGACAGTCCGATCATGATGAGCAATCAGCCGATTCGCACGGACGTTGCCATGACGATTTTCATTTCCGATCCGGAGACCTATGAAGGCGGCGAACTTGAAGTTCAGGCCCCTGGCGCGCAAAGCAGCTGGAAATTACCTGCCGGCGACGCCATTTTTTATCCGGCGACGACGGTGCATCGGGTTGCGCCTGTGACGAGCGGCGAGCGCCGCGTGGTGGTGACATGGATCCAAAGTGCGGTCAGGGAGCCGAGGCACCGGCAACTATTGTATGATTTGAAGCTCGCGCACGAGCAAATGGAATTGCTGCCGGAAATGCAAGTGGCCGCCGAAAAGGTGCAACATGCCTTCAGCCACCTTTTGCGTGAATGGGCTGAGATTTAA
- a CDS encoding outer membrane beta-barrel protein: MKRTVIICTLFLLVGLVGVNKVMAQEGAKVGFRASPLISWGNITDKVTKAKPAGLDTRAALGFAFDFAFTYGFSENIGIKTGVTLATRGINTTYTLDSAISRLTSLDSKLGITSVIVPIGLKFRSPEIGDGIFIYGVFGMDAEINVQNKIIGDVIVIDSISGAPSITQNLETRDNDGISLFTTSFAPGAGVDWQFDWGMLEFGVTYHWGLMSYTTKKFSDPDQRTKMNAISLNLGYYF, from the coding sequence ATGAAAAGAACAGTAATCATCTGCACATTGTTTTTGCTGGTTGGGCTCGTGGGCGTGAACAAAGTGATGGCGCAAGAGGGTGCCAAGGTTGGATTCCGCGCAAGTCCGCTCATCAGCTGGGGCAACATTACCGACAAAGTCACCAAGGCAAAGCCAGCTGGGCTTGATACAAGAGCAGCTTTGGGTTTCGCTTTTGATTTTGCCTTTACCTATGGCTTCTCCGAAAATATCGGCATCAAGACGGGGGTGACACTGGCAACCAGGGGCATCAATACCACTTATACCCTTGACAGTGCCATCAGCAGACTCACCTCCTTGGATTCCAAACTGGGAATCACGTCCGTCATCGTTCCGATCGGTCTCAAATTCAGGTCTCCTGAAATTGGAGACGGCATCTTCATCTATGGCGTGTTTGGTATGGATGCCGAAATCAACGTCCAAAACAAGATCATCGGCGATGTGATCGTCATTGATTCCATTAGCGGCGCACCTTCTATCACCCAAAATCTTGAAACACGCGACAATGATGGAATCAGCCTCTTTACCACTTCATTTGCACCAGGAGCAGGTGTCGATTGGCAATTTGACTGGGGAATGCTTGAATTCGGCGTTACCTACCATTGGGGTTTGATGAGCTACACCACCAAAAAGTTTAGCGATCCCGATCAACGCACCAAAATGAATGCGATTTCATTGAATCTCGGCTATTACTTCTGA
- a CDS encoding PKD domain-containing protein: MKPLPPVSLNPGQDTVLCFADTLMITGSFGGTSQWYRNGSTISGANTNVHFATQNGWYNMTKRNQNGCIDSAAVGISLIFATQTPTPMISVDTTDCPTVLFNSNDPIGTTWNWTFGDGSTGTGSNPSHTYSSIGTFTIGLVASNECFSASASSSAMVDCFIGLENSNAPHFSIVPNPNNGTFLLNAQMKSPSTLTFSLMDANGRIILQEKHFLGNHEWTQRIQLNAPKGIYLLRWQAGTSSGNQRIVIQ; this comes from the coding sequence GTGAAGCCACTCCCGCCGGTAAGCCTCAACCCGGGGCAGGATACCGTTCTTTGCTTTGCCGACACGCTGATGATTACCGGTTCATTTGGGGGCACAAGCCAATGGTACCGCAATGGCTCCACGATTTCGGGGGCCAATACGAATGTTCATTTTGCGACACAAAACGGCTGGTACAACATGACCAAACGCAACCAAAATGGCTGCATCGACAGTGCTGCAGTGGGCATTTCATTAATTTTTGCGACGCAGACACCCACCCCGATGATCAGCGTGGATACCACGGATTGTCCCACCGTCCTCTTCAACAGCAACGATCCCATCGGCACCACATGGAACTGGACATTTGGAGACGGGTCCACCGGAACCGGAAGCAACCCCAGCCATACCTATTCTAGCATCGGAACCTTTACTATCGGCCTGGTTGCGTCGAATGAATGCTTTTCAGCCTCCGCATCCAGCTCAGCTATGGTGGACTGCTTCATTGGATTGGAGAATTCCAATGCTCCGCACTTTAGCATCGTTCCCAATCCAAACAATGGCACATTTCTCCTGAATGCGCAAATGAAAAGTCCCAGCACATTGACTTTCAGCCTAATGGATGCAAATGGTCGAATCATCTTGCAGGAAAAGCATTTCCTTGGAAATCATGAATGGACGCAGCGCATTCAACTGAATGCTCCGAAAGGAATTTATCTGCTTCGTTGGCAAGCCGGCACCTCCAGTGGCAACCAAAGGATTGTCATTCAATAG
- a CDS encoding PKD domain-containing protein — protein sequence MAASFAGHNANAQMIYGTSPFQDSLWSVDTTSWTVVNRFGPTLAGFTITGMNGLAYDPVGHETYIIMKVSGVTGRVLGKIDLTTGVCTQVGNLGANFSSIAFDANGQLFGMTGDGATPPETLFKINKSNGVTTMQVALGNGADGEVIAFNKDDNQFYHWSGNGTVVYEKFPVTAPYTPITNIPTSGPASGETFGALYLGNNNFIVSNISSQFKYVTTSGVYSNPLPISLPDDLRGLVMPPSFTFMNDTVCVGEDVAWTMGNAGFAMDTVVYHWGDGTSSTVFPAAGATHSYATAGNYTVHAVLKNDTVGLDTMKFAPLRVNAVPAVNLNPNSDTTLCLVDSLHLLGASGGALQWYMNGVAIPGATTSSYDVTLNGWYNQEKVNLNGCRDSAATGILVQFGDQPTADLGADSTICDGDTLCVGLNNPTGVTYLWSTGSTLNGECFTSPGTYSVSATDSVGCEAVDSILVNVILAPDINVSIDTSNCPTLVFNSNDPNGTSWNWSFGDGGTATGNPATHTYTANGSYTGIVTATNQCFTVSDSGTIDITCLVGLESALGNNISVAPNPSNGSFLLNVTLPTATTLSYKVTDLSGRSLLDWSSEDVRTTWSERIAVQAAPGIYFLSVMSGNDRAVYPIVIQ from the coding sequence ATGGCAGCATCTTTTGCAGGCCACAATGCAAATGCCCAGATGATCTATGGCACTTCACCGTTCCAAGATTCGTTGTGGTCTGTAGATACCACGAGCTGGACAGTTGTGAACCGCTTTGGCCCAACGCTCGCGGGATTCACCATTACGGGCATGAACGGATTGGCATATGACCCCGTAGGACACGAAACCTATATTATCATGAAGGTGTCGGGCGTCACAGGACGGGTGCTCGGCAAAATCGACCTTACTACTGGCGTTTGCACCCAAGTCGGCAACCTCGGAGCTAACTTTTCCTCTATTGCTTTTGATGCAAACGGTCAATTGTTTGGCATGACTGGAGATGGAGCAACTCCACCCGAAACACTCTTCAAGATCAACAAAAGTAATGGTGTGACGACGATGCAGGTTGCCTTGGGCAACGGGGCCGACGGCGAGGTCATTGCCTTCAACAAAGACGACAACCAATTTTATCATTGGTCAGGAAACGGTACCGTCGTCTATGAGAAATTTCCTGTTACTGCTCCTTACACTCCAATTACGAACATCCCGACCTCTGGACCTGCCTCTGGAGAAACCTTCGGCGCACTTTACCTGGGGAACAACAACTTCATCGTCTCCAATATCAGCAGCCAATTCAAATATGTTACGACGAGCGGCGTCTACTCCAACCCTTTGCCGATCAGCCTTCCCGACGACCTTCGTGGCTTGGTCATGCCGCCTTCTTTCACCTTCATGAACGACACGGTTTGCGTGGGCGAAGACGTCGCATGGACGATGGGCAATGCAGGTTTTGCAATGGATACCGTCGTTTACCATTGGGGCGACGGCACCTCAAGCACGGTCTTTCCTGCCGCAGGCGCAACACATAGCTATGCTACGGCCGGAAACTACACTGTGCATGCCGTTTTGAAAAACGATACTGTTGGTCTGGATACCATGAAGTTTGCACCGTTGCGTGTCAATGCAGTTCCGGCAGTGAACCTCAATCCGAATTCCGATACGACACTCTGCTTGGTTGACTCTTTGCATCTCCTCGGTGCCTCGGGCGGAGCGTTGCAATGGTATATGAATGGGGTTGCGATTCCTGGAGCGACCACATCCTCCTACGACGTCACATTAAATGGATGGTACAACCAAGAGAAGGTAAATTTGAATGGCTGCCGAGACAGTGCTGCAACAGGGATTTTGGTTCAATTCGGAGATCAGCCAACCGCTGATTTGGGTGCGGACAGTACCATTTGCGACGGCGATACGCTTTGCGTCGGCCTGAACAATCCAACAGGGGTCACCTATCTTTGGTCTACGGGCTCAACCTTGAATGGCGAATGTTTCACTTCTCCGGGAACCTATAGTGTCAGCGCCACCGACAGTGTCGGGTGCGAAGCCGTTGATTCGATCCTTGTGAATGTGATTTTGGCGCCTGATATCAACGTGAGCATTGACACCTCCAATTGCCCGACGCTCGTTTTCAATTCCAATGACCCCAACGGCACAAGCTGGAACTGGTCATTTGGGGACGGAGGTACGGCAACCGGAAATCCTGCGACGCATACCTACACCGCCAATGGCTCCTACACCGGCATCGTCACGGCAACCAACCAATGCTTCACGGTCAGCGACTCTGGCACGATTGATATCACCTGCCTCGTTGGTTTGGAATCAGCGCTTGGCAACAACATCAGCGTGGCTCCCAATCCCAGCAACGGCAGCTTCCTCCTGAATGTCACGTTGCCTACCGCTACAACCCTCTCCTACAAGGTCACCGACCTCAGCGGTCGCAGCCTGTTGGATTGGAGCAGCGAAGACGTACGTACCACATGGTCTGAGCGCATTGCAGTCCAGGCAGCGCCGGGCATCTATTTCCTCTCGGTAATGTCTGGGAACGATCGCGCAGTTTACCCGATCGTGATTCAGTAA
- the gcvT gene encoding glycine cleavage system aminomethyltransferase GcvT has product MEATAARRTALYDQHVAMGAKMIPFAGFDMPVRYFGDKAEHMVVREAAGVFDVSHMGEFMIKGPKALELIQMVTSNDASKLYDGKAQYSCLPNHEGGIVDDLIVYKFADNDYMLVVNGANVQKDWDWIVESNKKVGAEMINETDDLSLLAVSGPKATEIVSKLTDLPVESYENYGFGRGTVAGIPNILVATTGYTGERTYEIFVPNQFAVQFWNTLFEVGTPLGLQPTGLGCRDTLRLEMGYMLYGNDINDTTSPLEAGLGWITKINKGNFNGRDKIVALKEAGLKRKLVGFTVADKQVPRGHCEIASNGVIVGEVTSGSVSPVLGYGIGMGYVPAELAVVGGQIDIVIRGKHVPAVVTNPPFIRK; this is encoded by the coding sequence ATGGAAGCAACAGCTGCAAGGCGCACCGCCCTCTATGATCAACACGTGGCAATGGGAGCCAAAATGATCCCTTTTGCAGGTTTTGACATGCCTGTCAGATATTTTGGTGACAAGGCCGAACACATGGTCGTGCGGGAAGCCGCAGGGGTGTTTGACGTTTCTCACATGGGTGAGTTCATGATCAAAGGCCCTAAAGCCCTCGAACTCATCCAAATGGTGACTTCCAATGATGCCTCCAAACTTTACGACGGCAAGGCACAGTATTCTTGCCTTCCCAACCATGAAGGCGGAATCGTCGACGACCTGATCGTCTATAAATTCGCAGACAACGACTACATGTTGGTTGTCAATGGCGCCAATGTCCAAAAAGACTGGGATTGGATCGTCGAAAGCAACAAGAAGGTCGGCGCCGAAATGATCAATGAAACCGACGACTTGTCGTTGTTGGCTGTTTCAGGTCCAAAGGCAACGGAAATTGTATCCAAATTGACTGATTTGCCAGTCGAGAGCTATGAAAACTACGGCTTTGGCCGTGGTACCGTAGCAGGCATTCCCAATATTCTCGTCGCTACAACCGGGTACACCGGCGAACGTACCTACGAGATTTTCGTCCCCAATCAATTTGCCGTCCAGTTTTGGAACACCCTGTTTGAGGTTGGAACGCCACTGGGGCTTCAGCCTACGGGCTTGGGATGCCGCGATACCCTTCGCCTTGAAATGGGTTATATGCTTTACGGCAACGACATCAACGATACTACCTCGCCACTCGAGGCAGGCTTGGGATGGATTACCAAAATCAACAAGGGCAATTTCAACGGGCGTGACAAGATCGTTGCCCTGAAAGAGGCCGGCCTCAAGCGCAAGTTGGTCGGATTCACGGTTGCCGATAAGCAGGTTCCGCGCGGTCACTGCGAAATTGCCAGCAATGGCGTGATCGTAGGTGAAGTCACATCCGGCTCGGTCAGCCCTGTTTTGGGTTATGGCATTGGCATGGGTTACGTTCCAGCAGAATTGGCCGTGGTCGGTGGGCAAATTGACATCGTGATCCGCGGCAAGCACGTGCCTGCTGTTGTGACGAATCCGCCTTTTATCCGTAAGTGA